The Daucus carota subsp. sativus chromosome 7, DH1 v3.0, whole genome shotgun sequence genome window below encodes:
- the LOC108194009 gene encoding uncharacterized protein LOC108194009 — protein sequence MSFGALRSIIRPVSRTLFSSPIKSAFSPATLPPAISPLPAIKCPWIPPSSALIHSLTDTRLPKRRPIDKPRKKRASLRPSGPYAWVKYTPVIQPSATPNQGSSNQKNVKRRNEKKRIKQRHSFIMSEKRKRKVLMQEAKRKKIIKRVERKMSAVARDRAWAIRLAELQRLEEEKKAAATA from the exons ATGAGTTTCGGAGCCCTAAGATCCATAATCCGACCCGTATCAAGAACCCTCTTTTCATCGCCGATCAAGTCCGCCTTCTCTCCGGCGACATTGCCGCCGGCGATTTCTCCACTTCCGGCGATCAAATGCCCATGGATTCCACCGTCAAGTGCTCTCATTCACAGTCTCACAGATACACGATTACCGAAGCGAAGGCCCATTGATAAGCCCCGCAAGAAAAGAGCTAGCTTGAGACCCTCAG GGCCGTATGCTTGGGTTAAGTATACGCCTGTTATTCAACCGAGTGCTACGCCGAATCAGGGAAGCTCGAACCAGAAGAATGTCAAGAGGAGGAATGAGAAGAAGCGGATAAAGCAGAGGCACAGCTTTATAATG TCTGAGAAAAGGAAACGTAAAGTGCTAATGCAAGAAGCAAAAAGGAAGAAGATCATTAAAAGAGTTGAGCGCAAGATGTCTGCTGTTGCAAGGGACAGAGCATGGGCAATAAGACTAGCAGAACTACAGCGTCTTGAGGAAGAAAAGAAGGCGGCTGCTACTGCCTAA